A single window of Gammaproteobacteria bacterium DNA harbors:
- the dksA gene encoding RNA polymerase-binding protein DksA translates to MAVAKSKPAAGKAKPKAKKAAPAAAPAKKKPAAKAPVKAAAKTPAKKSAAAAPAPAKKKAPAAPRKASAQGATQLPYLGVEPYQEKKGEAYMNPNQVVHFRKILNTWKSMLIEEMERTVVHMRDEAANFPDPNDRASQESDFALELRTRDRERKLIKKIDESLRALENNEYGYCEVCGVEIGIRRLEARPTANLCIDCKTLDEIRERQIKG, encoded by the coding sequence ATGGCGGTCGCAAAGAGCAAACCGGCAGCAGGCAAGGCGAAACCCAAGGCGAAGAAGGCAGCCCCCGCGGCCGCCCCGGCGAAGAAGAAACCCGCCGCGAAAGCCCCGGTGAAGGCCGCCGCCAAGACGCCGGCAAAGAAATCCGCTGCCGCCGCCCCTGCCCCGGCGAAGAAAAAGGCGCCGGCCGCCCCGCGCAAGGCTTCCGCGCAAGGCGCCACCCAGCTTCCGTACCTCGGCGTCGAGCCCTATCAGGAAAAGAAGGGCGAGGCGTACATGAACCCGAACCAGGTCGTCCATTTCCGCAAGATCCTCAACACGTGGAAATCGATGCTGATCGAGGAGATGGAGCGCACCGTCGTGCACATGCGCGACGAGGCCGCCAACTTCCCCGACCCGAACGACCGCGCCAGCCAGGAATCGGACTTCGCGCTCGAGCTGCGCACGCGCGACCGCGAGCGCAAGCTGATCAAGAAGATCGACGAGTCGCTGCGCGCGCTCGAGAACAACGAATACGGCTACTGCGAGGTCTGCGGCGTCGAGATCGGCATCCGCCGCCTCGAGGCGCGCCCCACCGCCAACCTGTGCATCGACTGCAAGACGCTGGACGAAATCCGCGAGCGCCAGATCAAGGGTTAG
- a CDS encoding HAD family hydrolase, which translates to MTLPKALIFDVDGTLADTERDGHRIAFNRAFAAAGHDWDWDVALYGRLLSVTGGKERMHHYLHDYVYRGGAVPADVAAGVPALHAAKNRYYAELMQEGAVALRPGVERLLREARAAGIRLAIATTTTGDNIKALLDSTLGPEAMSWFEVIASADEVPDKKPSPAVYTYTLEKLGLDARECIAFEDSENGIVAATRAGIPTVITVNDYTRGGDYQDAALVLDNLGEPNAPCKVLGGRAAERLPRPFWCVNVAVLGRLLAYG; encoded by the coding sequence ATGACATTACCGAAAGCATTGATCTTCGACGTGGACGGCACGCTGGCGGACACCGAGCGTGATGGCCACCGCATCGCCTTCAATCGCGCCTTTGCCGCGGCCGGCCACGACTGGGACTGGGATGTGGCGCTGTACGGACGCCTGCTCAGCGTGACCGGCGGCAAGGAGCGCATGCATCACTATCTCCACGACTACGTCTATCGCGGGGGCGCGGTGCCCGCCGATGTGGCCGCGGGCGTCCCGGCGCTGCACGCGGCGAAAAACCGCTACTACGCCGAGCTGATGCAGGAGGGCGCGGTCGCGCTGCGTCCCGGCGTGGAGCGCCTGCTGCGCGAGGCGCGCGCCGCCGGCATCCGACTCGCCATCGCGACCACGACGACCGGCGATAATATCAAGGCGCTGCTCGACAGCACGCTCGGCCCGGAGGCGATGAGCTGGTTCGAGGTGATCGCGAGCGCGGACGAGGTGCCGGACAAGAAGCCGTCACCGGCGGTGTATACCTACACGCTCGAAAAGCTCGGCCTCGACGCGCGGGAGTGCATCGCGTTCGAGGATTCGGAGAACGGGATCGTCGCGGCGACCCGCGCCGGCATCCCGACCGTCATCACCGTCAACGACTACACCCGCGGCGGCGACTATCAGGACGCCGCACTGGTGCTCGATAACCTCGGCGAGCCGAATGCGCCGTGCAAGGTGCTGGGCGGACGCGCGGCGGAGCGCCTGCCGCGCCCGTTCTGGTGCGTGAACGTCGCCGTGCTGGGCCGCCTGCTCGCCTATGGCTGA
- a CDS encoding pyridoxal phosphate-dependent aminotransferase: MADDAPVPAVARRMDDIAPFYVMDVLARARALERAGRSIVHMEIGEPDFTSPAPVIEAGMRALRAGHTHYTPATGLPELRAAIAAFYRSREALAVDPARIVITPGASGALQLILGTLLDPGDEVLMADPGYPCNRHFVRMFEGVAVGVPVDAGTGYQLSAELIAARWTPRTRAVMLATPSNPTGTVIAPEELERIAALVEARGAALIVDEIYQGLVYEGRGGTALSQPGTVFVLNSFSKYFCMTGWRLGWLVAPERFIPAIDRLAQNIFLAAPTPAQHAALACFEPVTLAILEQRREEFRARRDFLLPALRDLGFDIPLAPQGAFYLYADCSRHATDSQAFCLDLLERAGVAITPGRDFGHHRPERHVRFAYTTAIEQLREGVERLEKYLG, encoded by the coding sequence ATGGCTGACGACGCGCCGGTCCCGGCGGTCGCGCGGCGCATGGACGACATCGCGCCGTTTTACGTGATGGATGTGCTTGCGCGCGCCCGCGCGCTGGAACGCGCGGGCCGTTCCATCGTGCACATGGAGATCGGCGAGCCCGATTTCACCAGCCCCGCGCCGGTGATCGAGGCCGGGATGCGCGCGCTACGCGCGGGCCACACGCACTACACGCCCGCAACCGGACTGCCCGAGCTGCGCGCGGCGATCGCCGCGTTTTACCGGTCGCGCGAGGCCCTCGCGGTGGATCCCGCGCGCATCGTCATCACGCCGGGCGCCTCCGGCGCGCTGCAACTGATCCTCGGAACGCTGCTCGATCCGGGCGACGAGGTGCTGATGGCCGATCCCGGCTATCCGTGCAACCGCCACTTCGTGCGCATGTTCGAGGGCGTGGCGGTGGGTGTGCCGGTGGACGCCGGCACCGGCTATCAGCTGAGCGCGGAACTGATCGCGGCACGCTGGACGCCGCGCACCCGCGCCGTGATGCTCGCCACGCCGTCGAATCCGACCGGCACGGTGATCGCGCCGGAGGAACTGGAGCGCATCGCGGCGCTGGTCGAAGCGCGCGGCGCGGCGCTGATCGTCGACGAGATCTATCAGGGCCTGGTCTACGAGGGTCGTGGCGGGACCGCATTGAGTCAGCCCGGCACGGTATTCGTGCTGAACAGCTTCTCGAAGTATTTCTGCATGACCGGTTGGCGTCTCGGCTGGCTGGTCGCGCCCGAGCGCTTCATCCCGGCCATCGACCGCCTGGCGCAGAACATCTTTCTCGCCGCGCCCACCCCGGCGCAGCACGCGGCGCTGGCCTGTTTCGAGCCCGTGACCCTGGCGATCCTGGAGCAGCGTCGCGAGGAGTTCCGCGCGCGGCGCGATTTCCTGCTGCCGGCCCTGCGCGACCTCGGTTTCGACATCCCGCTCGCGCCACAGGGCGCGTTCTACCTCTACGCCGACTGTTCCCGCCATGCGACCGACAGCCAGGCCTTCTGCCTCGACCTGCTCGAACGCGCCGGCGTCGCCATCACGCCGGGCCGCGACTTCGGCCATCACCGCCCGGAACGGCACGTGCGGTTCGCGTATACCACCGCGATCGAGCAATTGCGGGAGGGCGTCGAGCGGCTTGAGAAGTATTTGGGATGA
- the acs gene encoding acetate--CoA ligase → MSSSDIDSILIENRQFEPPAAFAAAARIDAKALAAMHRAAEKDHAGFWAALAQTELDWHTPFTKTLDESRAPHYRWFHDGTLNVSHNCLDRHLAMDGDKTAIVFEGEKGDTRKLTYAELHRETCRAANVLKQLGVIKGDRVIIYMPMVPEAVIAMQACARIGAIHSVVFGGFSANALKDRIEDAGAKLVITADGGHRAGKIIALKAAADAAIEHSAVKPEHVLVLRRTGEAIPMKPGRDIWWHEAVAADTCEPAWVEAEHPLYILYTSGSTGKPKGIQHSSAGYLLGAITTMKWVFDHRADDIFWCTADVGWVTGHTYVAYGPLAVGGTIMMYEGAPTVPDAGRFWAVCQRHGVTVFYTAPTAIRALMKFGEEIPARYDLSRLRLLGTVGEPINPEAWMWYHKVIGKERCPIVDTWWQTETGANMIAPIPGATATKPGSCTQPLPGIVADIVDDHGDPVTQPDKGGYLVIKKPWPSMLRTIWGDDQRYIDTYWAKFDNRYYVAGDSARRDKDGCFWIMGRIDDVLNVSGHRLGTMEVESALVAHPKVAEAAVVGRPDPIKGEGIFAYVVLKGDRPALGSDKPLQDELRAWVAEQIGPIARPDEIRFSDNLPKTRSGKIMRRLLRNIARGEEITQDTSTLENEGILQQLRGKE, encoded by the coding sequence ATGTCCAGCTCCGATATCGATTCCATCCTGATCGAAAACCGTCAGTTCGAGCCCCCGGCTGCCTTCGCCGCCGCCGCGCGCATCGACGCCAAGGCACTCGCCGCGATGCATCGCGCGGCCGAGAAGGACCACGCCGGTTTCTGGGCCGCGCTGGCGCAGACCGAACTCGACTGGCACACACCGTTCACGAAGACGCTGGACGAAAGCCGCGCGCCGCACTACCGCTGGTTCCACGACGGCACGCTGAATGTCTCGCACAACTGCCTCGACCGCCACCTCGCGATGGACGGCGACAAGACCGCCATCGTCTTCGAGGGCGAGAAAGGCGACACCCGAAAACTCACCTACGCCGAACTGCACCGCGAGACCTGCCGCGCCGCCAACGTGCTGAAGCAGCTCGGCGTCATCAAGGGCGACCGCGTCATCATCTACATGCCGATGGTGCCCGAGGCCGTCATCGCGATGCAGGCCTGCGCGCGCATCGGCGCGATCCACTCGGTCGTGTTCGGCGGCTTCTCCGCCAACGCGCTGAAGGACCGCATCGAGGACGCCGGCGCGAAGCTGGTCATCACCGCCGACGGCGGCCACCGCGCCGGCAAGATCATCGCGCTGAAGGCCGCCGCCGACGCGGCGATCGAACACTCGGCGGTGAAACCGGAACACGTGCTGGTGCTGAGGCGCACCGGCGAGGCCATCCCGATGAAGCCCGGGCGCGATATCTGGTGGCACGAGGCCGTCGCCGCCGACACCTGCGAACCGGCCTGGGTCGAGGCCGAACACCCGCTGTACATCCTCTACACCTCCGGCTCCACCGGCAAACCCAAGGGCATCCAGCATTCCAGCGCCGGTTACCTGCTCGGCGCCATCACCACGATGAAGTGGGTGTTCGACCACCGTGCCGACGACATCTTCTGGTGCACCGCCGATGTCGGCTGGGTCACCGGCCACACCTACGTCGCCTACGGCCCGCTCGCCGTCGGCGGCACCATCATGATGTACGAGGGCGCGCCCACCGTGCCCGATGCCGGCCGCTTCTGGGCCGTGTGCCAGCGCCACGGCGTCACCGTGTTCTACACCGCGCCGACGGCGATCCGCGCGCTGATGAAATTCGGCGAGGAGATCCCGGCGCGCTACGACCTGTCCCGCCTGCGCCTGCTCGGCACCGTCGGCGAGCCGATCAACCCCGAGGCCTGGATGTGGTACCACAAGGTCATCGGCAAGGAGCGCTGCCCGATCGTCGATACCTGGTGGCAGACCGAGACCGGCGCCAACATGATCGCGCCGATCCCCGGCGCGACCGCCACCAAGCCCGGCTCCTGTACCCAGCCCCTGCCCGGCATCGTGGCCGACATCGTCGACGATCACGGCGATCCGGTCACGCAGCCCGACAAGGGCGGCTACCTCGTCATCAAAAAGCCGTGGCCGTCGATGCTGCGCACGATCTGGGGCGACGACCAGCGCTACATCGACACCTACTGGGCCAAGTTCGACAACCGCTATTACGTCGCCGGCGACAGCGCGCGCCGCGACAAGGACGGCTGCTTCTGGATCATGGGCCGCATCGACGACGTGCTGAACGTCTCCGGCCACCGCCTCGGCACGATGGAAGTCGAGTCCGCGCTGGTCGCGCACCCGAAGGTCGCCGAGGCCGCCGTCGTCGGCCGCCCCGACCCGATCAAGGGCGAAGGCATCTTCGCCTATGTGGTGCTGAAGGGCGACCGCCCCGCCCTCGGCAGCGACAAGCCCCTGCAGGACGAACTGCGCGCCTGGGTCGCCGAACAGATCGGCCCGATCGCCCGACCCGACGAGATCCGCTTCTCCGACAACCTGCCGAAGACGCGCTCAGGCAAGATCATGCGCCGCCTGCTGCGCAACATCGCGCGCGGCGAAGAGATCACCCAGGATACGTCGACGCTGGAGAATGAGGGAATATTGCAGCAGTTGAGGGGGAAGGAGTAA
- a CDS encoding transposase: MPRKPRFHLPGVPVHLIQRGNNREPAFFDSADYQAYLSDLGEASRRYRVAVHAWVLMTNHVHLLATPACQNSLALMMQWLGARYVRYINHSYRRTGSLWEGRYKGCLVDSDRYLMICMCYIELNPLRAGMVESPADYRWSSYHCNALGTVDRLTQPHPVYTALGDDAEARQRAYRGLFKGRDDPALNDEIRAATHTGTPLGNDRFREKIEAALGRAVGQSVRGRPKKLDVVG; this comes from the coding sequence ATGCCGAGAAAGCCTCGTTTCCATCTGCCGGGCGTGCCCGTGCACCTTATTCAGCGTGGCAATAACCGCGAACCCGCCTTCTTTGACAGTGCCGATTATCAGGCTTACCTGAGCGACCTGGGCGAGGCCAGTCGACGCTATCGCGTGGCAGTGCACGCGTGGGTTCTGATGACCAACCATGTGCACCTGCTGGCGACGCCGGCTTGCCAGAACAGCTTGGCCCTGATGATGCAGTGGCTTGGGGCGAGGTATGTGCGATACATCAACCACAGCTACCGCCGGACGGGCAGTTTGTGGGAGGGGCGGTACAAAGGCTGTCTGGTGGACTCGGATCGCTATCTAATGATCTGCATGTGTTACATCGAACTGAATCCGCTGCGCGCCGGCATGGTGGAATCGCCGGCGGATTATCGCTGGTCGAGCTATCATTGCAATGCCCTTGGAACGGTGGACAGGCTTACCCAGCCGCATCCGGTCTACACGGCACTGGGGGATGACGCTGAGGCGCGGCAACGGGCGTATCGGGGGTTGTTCAAAGGGCGGGATGATCCCGCGCTTAATGACGAAATACGCGCAGCGACCCATACGGGTACGCCGCTTGGAAATGATCGATTCCGTGAGAAGATCGAAGCCGCCCTGGGTAGGGCCGTGGGCCAGTCGGTACGCGGGCGGCCAAAAAAGCTTGATGTGGTGGGATAG